Proteins from one Chelonia mydas isolate rCheMyd1 chromosome 14, rCheMyd1.pri.v2, whole genome shotgun sequence genomic window:
- the LOC102942663 gene encoding LOW QUALITY PROTEIN: tripartite motif-containing protein 10 (The sequence of the model RefSeq protein was modified relative to this genomic sequence to represent the inferred CDS: inserted 1 base in 1 codon), with amino-acid sequence MASGAPVWEIQEETNCPICLEYLRDAVTIKCGHNFCQVCITQHCEKWAELGSGSFCCPSCRARIPKGTLRKNYQLANIAEKIKDLDFKPGKENLCERHGKALDLFCDEDWEAVCVVCERSSEHRSHTVLLVEEAAQKYKEKIQAHLKTLREEREKLLGFKMTREGKRREYQKQTETERQKIVSEFQQLRQFLEEQERLLLAQLEKLDEEIVKIHNENITKLSEEISRLSELISEMEGKCQKPASEFLQDVRSPLSRCEKGKFQQPEEISPELEEQVSDFSQKTIVLMETLRKFKDTLPSALESLGVHRQANVTLDPDTAHPELVLSEGGKSVRWGDTRQRLPDTPERFDAALCVLGCEGFTAGRHCWEVEVGGGRYWAVGVARESVGRKGGISLSPEXGIWAVEWWLGQFRALTSPVTPLPLSRAPSRIRVCLDCDRGQVTFIDAGDEAPIFIFPPGSVPGERICPWLWVWRGSRLRLCP; translated from the exons ATGGCCTCAGGGGCTCCTGTATGGGAAATCCAAGAGGAAACCAACTGTCCCATCTGCCTGGAATATCTTAGGGACGCAGTCACCATAAAGTGCGGGCACAACTTCTGCCAGGTCTGCATCACTCAGCACTGCGAGAaatgggcagagctgggctctggctCCTTTTGCTGCCCCAGTTGCAGAGCCCGAATCCCGAAAGGGACTCTCCGAAAAAACTATCAGCTAGCAAATATAGCAGAAAAAATCAAAGACCTGGATTTCAAACCAGGAAAAGAGAATCTGTGTGAGAGACACGGCAAAGCCCTGGATCTGTTCTGTGATGAGGACTGGGAAGCCGTGTGTGTGGTTTGTGAGAGATCCTCAGAGCACAGATCTCACACGGTGCTTCTCGTGGAGGAGGCTGCCCAGAAATACAAG GAAAAAATCCAGGCCCATTTGAAgactctgagggaagagagagaaaagcttctgGGATTTAAAATGACTAGAGAGGGGAAAAGGCGGGAGTATCAG AAACAGACAGAAACCGAGAGGCAGAagattgtgtctgaatttcagCAGCTGCGGCAGTTCCTGGAGGAACAAGAGCGactcctgctggcccagctggaaaAGCTGGACGAGGAGATTGTGAAGATACACAATGAAAATATCACCAAACTCTCAGAGGAGATTTCCCGTCTCAGTGAGCTGATCAGTGAGATGGAAGGGAAGTGTCAGAAGCCAGCAAGTGAATTCCTCCAG gaTGTCAGAAGCCCCTTAAGTAG GTGTGagaaggggaagttccagcagccagaggagatTTCTCCTGAACTGGAAGAGCAAGTCAGCGATTTCTCCCAGAAAACTATTGTGCTAATGGAGACTCTGAGGAAGTTCAAAG ACACTCTGCCGTCTGCACTGGAATCCCTAGGAGTACACAGACAGG cgaatgtgactctggatccagacacggctcatcccGAACTCGTCCTGTCTGAGGGTGGGAAAAgtgtgagatggggagacacGCGGCAGCGACTGCCCGACACCCCTGAGAGATTTGACGCTGCGctctgtgtgctgggctgtgagggattcaccgcggggagacattgctgggaggtggaggtggggggtgggcgatactgggctgtgggggtggccagagagtctgtggggaggaagggggggatcAGCCTCAGCCCTG gggggatctgggctgtggaGTGGTGGCTGGGTCAGTTCCGGGCTCTCACCTCCCctgtgacccccctgcccctgagccGGGCCCCCAGCAGGATCCGGGTTTGTCTGGACTGTGACCGGGGGCAGGTGACATTTATCGATGCTGGTGACGAGGCCCCGATCTTCATTTTCCCGCCGGGCTCCGTCCCTGGGGAGAGAAtctgcccctggctctgggtgTGGCGGGGATCCCGGCTCCGCCTATGTCCCTGA